A part of Miscanthus floridulus cultivar M001 chromosome 6, ASM1932011v1, whole genome shotgun sequence genomic DNA contains:
- the LOC136458833 gene encoding probable pectinesterase/pectinesterase inhibitor 61 yields the protein MFRYLAALILVAALAASTNKSVDARVVHPIVGPDLEAAGPSPADDDDGRRLIGTTGHDELVALCQQMHYKTLCTTMTTLPGVTTPEQLLDASLRITAVKAAMAETKLDEAIKLGGAQGNPMMSSLETCKESYASLVDSINNSRDTLKNGGSNADLMTELSAAATYSTDCEDTFEERPELQSPIPGAQRHISRLVSNCLDLAATIKEQP from the exons ATGTTCCGATACCTCGCTGCTCTGATTCTCGTCGCCGCCTTGGCGGCGTCTACGAACAAGTCCGTTGATGCCCGCGTGGTCCACCCCATCGTCGgccccgacctcgaggccgccgGCCCATCTCCCGCCGATGACGACGACGGCCGTCGCCTGATCGGCACCACCGGCCACGATGAACTCGTAGCGTTATGCCAACAG ATGCACTACAAGACGTTGTGCACCACGATGACGACGCTGCCCGGGGTGACGACGCCGGAGCAGCTGCTGGACGCGTCCCTGCGGATCACAGCGGTGAAGGCGGCGATGGCGGAGACGAAGCTGGACGAGGCGATAAAGTTGGGCGGCGCCCAGGGTAACCCTATGATGTCGTCGCTGGAGACGTGCAAGGAGAGCTACGCGTCACTGGTGGACTCCATCAATAACTCGCGGGACACGCTCAAGAACGGCGGCAGCAACGCGGACCTCATGACGGAGCTGTCCGCGGCGGCCACCTACTCCACCGACTGCGAGGACACCTTCGAGGAGCGGCCGGAGCTCCAATCGCCCATACCCGGGGCGCAGCGCCACATCAGCCGCCTCGTCAGCAACTGCCTCGACCTGGCAGCCACCATCAAGGAGCAGCCCTAG